In Streptomyces sp. TLI_146, the genomic stretch AAGGAACCCGGTAATGGGCCAGAAGGTTAACCCGCATGGGTTCCGGCTCGGCATCACCACGGACTTCAAGTCCCGCTGGTACGCCGACAAGCTGTACAAGGACTACGTCAAGGAAGACGTCGCCATCCGTCGGATGATGACGTCCGGCATGGAGCGCGCCGGCATCTCGAAGGTTGAGATCGAGCGCACCCGTGACCGTGTGCGGGTGGACATCCACACCGCGCGTCCGGGCATCGTCATCGGCCGCCGTGGCGCCGAGGCCGACCGCATCCGCGGCGACCTCGAGAAGCTCACGGGCAAGCAGGTCCAGCTGAACATCCTCGAGGTCAAGAACCCCGAGATGGACGCTCAGCTGGTCGCGCAGGCCGTTGCCGAGCAGCTCTCCTCCCGCGTCTCCTTCCGTCGCGCCATGCGTAAGAGCATGCAGGGCACGATGAAGGCCGGCGCCAAGGGCATCAAGATCCAGTGCGGTGGCCGTCTCGGCGGCGCCGAGATGTCCCGCTCGGAGTTCTACCGCGAGGGCCGTGTGCCCCTGCACACGCTCCGCGCGAACGTGGACTACGGCTTCTTCGAGGCCAAGACGACCTTCGGCCGCATCGGCGTGAAGGTCTGGATCTACAAGGGCGATGTCAAGAACATCGCCGAGGTCCGCGCCGAGAACGCCGCGGCCCGTGCGGGTAACCGCCCGGCCCGTGGTGGCAACGAGCGTCCGGCCGGCCGTGGT encodes the following:
- the rpsC gene encoding 30S ribosomal protein S3 — translated: MGQKVNPHGFRLGITTDFKSRWYADKLYKDYVKEDVAIRRMMTSGMERAGISKVEIERTRDRVRVDIHTARPGIVIGRRGAEADRIRGDLEKLTGKQVQLNILEVKNPEMDAQLVAQAVAEQLSSRVSFRRAMRKSMQGTMKAGAKGIKIQCGGRLGGAEMSRSEFYREGRVPLHTLRANVDYGFFEAKTTFGRIGVKVWIYKGDVKNIAEVRAENAAARAGNRPARGGNERPAGRGGRGGERGGRGRKPQQAVAAEAPKAEAAAAAPAESTGTEA